GTCTTAAAACGTAATatcaaacattttaaattaatttaaaaatctgaaGATATAAAAGTATTTCCTACGTCGGCCAATTCACTGTATGGAGTGTCCTTTTACAATCAACAGGACATTGAAATAAGTTAGGTGGCTTTATGATCGACATTGGAATAAGTTTTTGGTGCTCACATTTACCAAAGGGCTCAATGTAGTTGCTGGGGTTAGGAGTAAGTGAAAAGGCATGTGTGAGTAAGTGAAAAGGCATGTGTATCACACGTCAATGCAGCTGTGGGTCGTTCCTAACTTAAAGGATGCACCACTGTCATCGGTGACATTTATTTAATCCAAACACCAAGGAGGCAATGGGAATGAGAGTGTTGGGTTTCTTTTACTGGCGCTTGGTTGTTAATGAAAAGATATTATTACTATGAGATGACATCACACACCAAATATAATGACATCAGGTCAGATTATAAGGGGATACATGATATAGATCCCAAATCCAAATACTACTTCACTTTATTGACAACGAAATATAAAATGGTTGCACCGTCTGCCTACTTAAAAGGTTCATCCCTTTACTCGTGAGACCAGCACCAAGTTACTCGAGGACACCTAGTTAGGtaaaacacaaaataacaaaGTGACACTAAAACTAAAACCAGACAATGGTATTCAGCTATGTAAACCTACTTTAATATTATCTATAAACTAAATCTCTGAAATATAGTATAAATTAGAGATGTTATTAATCTATTTGCAGACTAATCTAAGTCTACATTGCGACTAAATGCTTGCTGGAATCTAAAACTAGTTAGAATGAaaacaacatgaaattaaagttAAAATACCGCTAAATtgaaagataaataaaattcaaatgtgCGGCAACCAAATCGCCCATACTACactagaagaaaaattaaattggtCACTCATAAATGCAATAGCGTAAAATGAACACTCGTAGTATTTTATTTCCTGAACTAAAACGCAACGATCTTTAAACAAAATGCAACTATAtgatataattaaaatataacTATCCAGCATGGACTAAGGAAATAAAAATCACATGCTAATTAGATGCACCTACCATGAGAAATTTACATTACTGATTCGATTGGGACCCACTACAAACCTAATGAATTGGAAAAGTGTCTCATCGCCCAAATAATTCACGCCAGCTACCTGAGCCTCCGCAACCTAACTAACTTCTCAatcaaaggaagaaagaaaatataatctgctatacaaaaaattgattttactAAATCTGAGGAAAGAAATGAAGTTAAGTGAAGAGGACTTAACGAAAAGTGGTAAGTGGCTGATATCCTTGCTTTGGTAGTCATCTTCTTAAATAGGAGCGCAACACTGAAAGTCTTCCTTTCCTGTGTCTTTTTCTGACAGCTAAATAAAAGCTCCCCAGTGCagtttgattaaaataaaatgctaGTAAATAtagtttaaataaaataaaaatacatagcCTACCTAGAAAGGGAACTCAACTACTACCTAGAAAAGAAACTTAACTACTCACATATCTTTCGGTGCCAGAGCTGGAGCTTGCACTGCACTTTAACTCGAACTTGTATGTAATTTTTCCCATAGTGAGTAGGTCTTGGGATCGGGCCCAGGTACCCAGTCCGATCAGGCCCGAAAAATAAAGTGGTGGCTTGAAAGCAATAATTGAAACGGGAACGCAATTGTCATTATTTTTTAGAGGTCCCAAGTAACTCCAATAAATAAAGtggtgttttgaaaatgagtttCTCACAAAAATCAGCAACGCTGCCGATTCAGTGAATGTCCCCTGATCTATAATTTGAATTAGATATGGATTCAGCTAAAAAATCTTAAACAAATAgttaattttggaaaaaatgagaaatgtttctatgttattttaaaattaagcaTGAACATGTAAACTATTTTAAAAAGGATGAAAACTGACACATGACGCTCTTGAATGGGCTAACAAGAACCGGTTCGTCACTAATTGATTTGAATTGGCATACATATTCAAACCGTTTACGTGAATTACTAGGGTTGGGTATCAAGCTGGTCAAGGGCGGAGCCATATCAAGCTAGTCAAGAGCAgagttagaaaatttttatgaagggaactgaattaaagtttttaaattttgactagggccaaaatattaatttttaaaatttttacatacaACAAGtaaagttttctaaaatttacatagaattgtttttttttttaatttgatgtgGGGCCAACACCCCAGCAGGCGCTACCTTGGCTCCGTCTCTAAAGCCGGTGTCTCATATTTAAGGAGTCCCAAGTTCAAATTCCTTGGTTGCTGTCATACTCGTTAGTATATATGAGTTGATAGGTAAAACTGAGGCCAATAATTTCAATGCACCTTTCTCTTTTGATGAGGATacgttgccacttttcttgcctaaaTCCCTGCCATGTGATATGTTGTTCCTTGATTTATCATTCCAAATCTAACGGGTATAGTTGTCTTTTTGTTTGAGTTGTCATGATCCTTGTGATTTTCTTCATCCATTGAGCTGGCATGGTCTTCGCGATTTTCTTCATCCGTTGAGCAGCTGTTACTAGTTTGTGTGTAACGGTCTGGAGCTTGTGCATTAACACACTCATGCCCTACTTCACATCAACAACCACTTTATCGGCAAGATAGGGGACGGCGTGAAGCGTGATTTCACGTGGATTCAATCCATCGGCCTCTCCCcactcatctccatcttctccaTCTAGGGCAAGGCAGCGGGGGGGAGAGGAAGGATCTAGGGCAGGGCGGCGGGGGATGGAGACGAGAGGGCAGAGGAAGACGCACGGGCAGAGCGCTGGAGGGCTTGAGACGAGTGGGCAGATGGACCTGGATGATCGGATCGATTTCCCTGATTTGGGGAAATCTGTCGGAACCACTAAAGCAGATGAAGATATGTGTGAGGATTACCACCAGAGCGGAATAGAAGAAGAACGAGGTATAGCCCCAATGGAGCCTCTGAATGAGGCATGTTTTCAGCTGGGTAGTGGTGGTGCTCATGCCATTCCAGAAAGGAAAGGCCTGCAAGGATGGGCAAAGGTCGTTGCTGGTAGTCAAGAGAAGGAACTTGAAGATTGTCTGGAGGTGACTGTAGACAGGTCTGGAGAGGAACCTACGGTGGTTTTCCCTACTGAAGCGTATCAGAAAATCGATGACATGTACTGATTTGCTGCAGTGGCTGGATTATATGGAGGACGTTCGACTACAGGCATGGATTATCGGTATGTCTTTCAAACCTTACATAAACTTTGGGTTAATGTTCGCTACCCAAATTTTTCTGTCATTGGGAATGGGAGATTTTTAGTGCGGGTGAGTTATGAGGAAGAGCTCAATGAGGTCATGTGCAAAAAATGGGCTGCTGGGGGCCGTTTTCTCATTACTAGTCGGTGGAAGCCAGGGTCTGGGTTACGCCTGCATGAGGAGGAATCTATTCCTCCTTGGATTCGCCTGCCTCAGCTTCCAATTCTGTTCTGGAATTTGCATAGTTTTAAGGCCATTGCATAGGGCCTGGGTGCTTCTTTTGTTAGGGCAGATGAATGTACTCTGCATAGGGACAAGCTCGGGTTTGCACGTTTATGCATTGAAGTTCCTCTCAACTTTCAACCTGTGCCCAAAATCAAGTTGGAAGTTAGAGAATCCAAGATAATACAAGAAGTGCTCTATGAATCCAAAATTAGATTCTGCCGTGTATGTGGCACTACGTCTCACTATGAGGATTTGTGCAAGAATCGAGGGATAGTAGAGAAACCTATTGCAGAGGAGCAAGCTTGGAAAAAGGTCTTAGTGATTAAAAAAGATAGAGGAAACCTTCAAAGAAGTGACTCTGGTGGGAGGGAACCTCATACCAACAGATTTGCAGCCTTTAGTAATCAGCTTCATAAGGGTGAAGGGACTGGCATTCAGCTTGATCAAAATCTGGGTGTTAATCCATCTTGTAATGTTGGAGATGGGGATGAATCCTCTTGTCAGCAGAAGGAGGTGAAGAAGGTGGGCACTAAAGTGAGCAACATGTCTAATAAAAGAGGAATGAAAGGGGGTAAAAACTCTATCAATGGgaagggagaagaaagaaaggttgATAGCACTGAAAACCAGATGACCAATCCTTTTTTCAGCATTAAAAAGCAAGCAGATAACACCGCTGGTTCATCGAGGTTCAGGTTCACATCTGGGTCCAAGGACGACCCCTCAACTAAGGAGTTGCCTTGCAACCTGTCTAATAAGGAAGGGTCTGAGCAGGCTTCAGACATTGAAGGTAGACGAGGGGAGACAACTGAAAACAGGCAGAGGTAGACCCGAAAGTCTACAAGGTATGCTAGCAAGGGAAAAAAGTGTCGGCCTCCTATATCTCTGCTTAAATTGGAAGATGCACTTCTGCAAAGTTGTAATGGctccaagaaaaggaaaaaggtgacTGAAGCTTTGCATCCTTCCATTATGGAACTCCCCCAAGACAGTggaaatgaacaaaatgaaaaggataTTGTCCTTGAGACTGATAGTACTCCTAGTGAGGTACCGTCAACTCTCATCCATGAAAATCTTTAGTTGGAATATCAGAGGTCTTGCTAAGAGACCTACACAACATGAATTGAGCCTTATATTCAATAAGTTCAAACCCTCTATAGGATTTATTCTGGATTCCATGATCACTACTCACAGGATGAAGGTGATCATGGAAAGATATCACACCTATCGTTATGTGACTAATGCCGAGGGGCCAGATGGTGTTGTTAGAGTTTTATGCATGTGGAAAGAGGAGGAGATGGAAGCGGGTCATGTGGTCGCTCATCGGAACTGGGTTGGTGTCTCTTTTCGTAGATTATCAGACAATAAAGCTTTCATTGTTTTTGGTGTCTATTTGCCACCAAGGTTTGGGGAAAGGCTACAAAGTTTTTACCAACTTGAGGCCCTTGTGTCTAGAGTTGCAGGGCCGGTACTGTTGATTGGTGATTTTAATGCCATGTTGAATAGATACAACAAATTGGGATCAACACCTTCAGCTGCCTCCTATTTATCCTTTAGTTGTTTCATATATGCTTGCAGGTTAAAATAGGTAGATGACAGACATAAGAGGTTCACGTGGTCGAATCATAGACAGGGACAAGATTCTGTGCAATGTAAGCTGGACTGGTGCCTGGTGAATGATGAGTGGCAAGCTAGTTTTGGAGGGGAGGGCAGCCTTAAGGTTCAAACTTATGCTAGTTCGGACCACTGTGCGCTTATCTATCAAATCAGGGAGGCCAGTGATGAGCACAAAGGTAAGAAGCCGTTTAGATTCTTTAAGCCTTGGTTGATGGACAAAAAGGTAAGGATGTAATGTTGGAAGCTTGGAGAGGCGATGTCAGAGGGTGCCCCATGATGCGTCTCCTTGTTAAACTTAATCGAGTTAAAAGGACAATTTTAGATTGGAATAAGAATTCTTTTGGCAACCTTGCTGAAAacattccaaatcttcaaagtAGATTGGAGGTGTGCAGGGATCGTGTGGAACAAGGTAATGAGGGTGCACTAGATGATGAGTACATGGTTAGGCAGTAGCTTTCGCAGGCCGTCCTCATGAAAGAGGTTATGTGGAAGCAAAAGGCTCATATACGATGGCTTGCAGAGGGGGATAAAAACACATCCTTCTTTCATGCGATAGCTAAATCTAGGCAAACTAAAGGCAAGATTAGAAGCCTAAAGTGTGATGGGATTGAATATGTTCAAAGTTGGCAGATTCTTGAAGTGTGCACGGATTACTTTAAAAAGGTCCTAGCTACGGATGAAGCGCAAGGAAATTTGTTTGAGGGTCTTGACAACATTGTTACGGTCACAGATATTGATAATGTACATCTTTTACAATCCATCTCGGAGGAAGAGGTGACCACATCAGTGTGGAGCTTAGATAAGGATAGTGTAACTGGTCTGGATGGATTTCCTAACTATTTTTCTCAGGAGTGCTGCGAGATAGTTAAGACTGAAGTGGTGCATGTTGTGCAAAACTTCTTCTCGTCTGGGCAATTAGTGAGAAGTGTTAATGAAACTATGATTTGCCTCATTCCTAAAAAGGATAACTCTAAGAAGGTTGAAGATTTCAGACCTATTTCCTTATGCAACACAACGTATAAGATCATTGCGAAGGTTATTGTTAACCGTATGCGAGGCATCCTCAGTCGTATTATTAATGTTAATCAAGCTGCCCTTTCGAAAGAGAGACGCATCCATGACAACATTAATTGGGTGAACGACATCACAAACTCTAAGGACTTTTGAGACAAAGGAGGATGTTGTCATAAGCTTGATTTGATGAAAGCATATGATAGAGTCTCATGGGTTTTCTTAGCCAATAGTATGCAGTTCTTGAGATTTCATCTCAGATGGATTGCTAGAGTCATGAAGTGTGTTACCTCTGTGTCTTATGGAGTTCTGGTAAATGGCACCCCCTATCTATTCCTTATTGTTATGGAAATGTTCAATAGACGACTCATAAAGGAAACAATTAGCAAAAACATCATTGTTCCTAAAATCCGACGTGTGAAGACTAATGGATGTGCTATGTTCTTAGCCGATGATGTGATTATGGCAGTCAAGGCCACTAAGAAAATTATGACTACCGTCAAAGTTATTTTGCAGGATTTTGAATGCCTCGCTGGCATTAAGGTGAATATGCAGAAGTCTATGATTTTTGCCAGGACTATGGTCGATTGCCACATGGGTGAAATTCAGAGCATATTGCCATGGTCTAGTGGGAGTCTCCCTTCTGAATACCTCGGTTTACCGCTTTTCTTGGGCAATCTTACAGAAGATTTGTGCTTGCCACTCCTCAAGAAGGTGGAGAAGAGGTTGGCTGGATGGAAGGCACGGATTTTGTCCTACGTGGGTCGACTTTGCCTCATCCGCTATGTGTTAATGACTTTGCCTTACTATTGGATGATGGTGTTTAGATTGCCTAAGGTCGTTATAAAGGGAATCGAACAAGCATGTATCAAATTCTTGTGGAATGAATAGACACATGCATCTAGTCAAATGGGAGCATTTGTGTTTGCCCttagaagaaggaggagttggtaTAAGAAGACTAATGATGAGCCATATGTTAGAAATTCTATAcagtgtacatatatatgttgatgatcgTTCATTACAGGCTACATGTATAGATAAACCCGATTTAAGGTGATCGAATAGGTCTGAGACTGTATCATCTCATTTAGTATGGATCATATATGTAGAAACTAGAAGGAATCAATGCCAGGTTTATGATTTCTAGAGGATTTCGTGTCACACACTTACAGCCTCTAGAAGATCTACTGGTCCCCTTCCAATTGTGCGATGAACATCAGTATGCTTCGAAGAACTTCTCAATGTCAACCATAATCTACTATTATAATTTTGGAATATAAAGCATATTATGCTTTCACCATAAGGACATAATCAAAATCTCTTACCATAATGGCAAGATATTGACTAATTCAGAAGGACTGTGATAGTTTCCAGTGAAATGTACACATCCAGCCTATCATACTGAGCGCTAATAACTTACAAAAAAAGAATGCTAGTACTATCTTCATTTAACGATGAATGAATGCAATAAACAAGGGAAAAGCAACAGCACCAcgaattcatgaaaaaaaaatttatataggCAAACTAACCTCACAAAATAGAAATCTCACGGCAAGTGAAAACATAATCTAAACCAGTAGCTAGCATGCAACtgggttgaaagttgaaacccgaactaaaatttttgaaatttagtaggtaaaatttaaattttcaaaacatgagaGGGGGtcgagggagagagaaagagagggattcGTTGAGAGAATGAGACTGAAAAAGTTTGGAGAGACACGAAATCACCGCCTCTGCGTCATCGACCCTGGAAGGAAGAAACCTCGCTCAAAGACTCCCACCCAACCCAAGAAAGAAACCTCGGTCTACGGTTACAACTTACAACCAGTCGGATGCTTTCCACCTACCTAACATGGAAGGTGTTGGACCCTGTTGCGAAATTCGGTTTCTGAAAATATATCGTATATTAAGTGCtcctacattttaaaaatcagccaaattaattcaaaatttagatcgagattcggatatgaatgtaaaaaacGCATTCAGATCAAATTGACATTATGACGTcagatttcatattcaaatatgacttttatttGTTCgtattgaaatttgaatttgaatgtggatatctaaatatatgaaaaagtggatacTGTTAAGGGTACGTCTAATTCCAATACAgtctattgacatccctatcttAGGATGAATGACGTCTTACTTCATAGTCTAATATCTCACGATGAATGGcattttggatgtcaaatgcAGGGACAAATATCTCACAATGATTGAGTGTGTCTTGCATGTTAAAATGCACGGACTAATAtttcaatcaaatccaattgtgcattgttcatttttctattcAGATATTGGACAAAACCTCTGCATTCAACTTGAGATAATAGACAATGTTGCTTATTTCAAGCCATTTAAGCTGATTCTAGATCCTGGACCATACATAGCTTCCTAGTGTCCTAGTTACAGTTAATGAATGAAGGGTTTGTCATCAGTTCGCCGAATGCTCTGGTTCAATTTGGCCTTCTAATGATCTgtttctttatcttgttttggGAGGCTAATTTTTCATGCTCACGCTGCCATAGGCTTTGGCTCTGCTCTATTCAACCAACAGTTGGAAGATTCCTATAGTTGCTATGCTGTTCAGCTTTTGTTCTTTAGATTTGAACAATAACACAACTTTTGATCATCTTTGAGGTACACGAAATTCTTGAGGGGACAGCTTATAGCGAACATGCTCAATTTCCCCACCACAAGGACATGGAGGAATTGAATGGTTGAAATACATGAATCACAGATGGCACCTTAAACAGAAGAGGCGCACACACTCTCCCCTGCCATTCTTTTATTCCAACGTAaaagccaagaagaagaaaagaaagacatgcatgAATTGTGCATTTGGAGCTCTCTTCACTTTTTTCATATAATTCCGCGACCATTCAAGCTGCTCTTGCACTCAAGTTCCTCATGATGGTCAACACCACCCTCCATGATGATGTGTCCGGTGCTCTTAAACTGTGCCGTTGAGCAATCGGTGGTGAAGAGCCCCGAAGACAAGAACTCGCGATCGCCGCCGAGCACCGGCATCTTTCACGCCCA
This window of the Nymphaea colorata isolate Beijing-Zhang1983 chromosome 2, ASM883128v2, whole genome shotgun sequence genome carries:
- the LOC126409827 gene encoding uncharacterized protein LOC126409827 is translated as MDLDDRIDFPDLGKSVGTTKADEDMCEDYHQSGIEEERGIAPMEPLNEACFQLGSGGAHAIPERKGLQGWAKVVAGSQEKELEDCLEVTVDSGWIIWRTFDYRHGLSVCLSNLT